In Pirellulales bacterium, the DNA window TCACCCGTGACAACCACAATATATTGTAGGTGTCGCTCCGACAACCACAAGATGCTGTGTTTGTTAGGGCAAAGTCTACCGCCTTTCCGCCCGCCGTCAATCATCCTGGAAAAGTCGTGTCCGAAAGTCTTGCCGCTACGAACGTTAGCAAATTGTCAGCTAGCGGTTGTCTGCTAGCACTCCGCTCGCACCTTCCACACGCCATGATCGCATGTTGTTTACCGATAACGACTTGTGGCTCCGGATGGCCTTTCGTTGGGGCATCTCACGGGCACGGATCGCTTCAGGGCCCTGATCAGGCCTGCTTGCGAAACTCCGTGCGCCGGTTATTCTGGACGGGTAATCCAGCCTATTTCCGCTCAGGAGCCGCCGATGAATCGCCGCGATCTGTTACTTGCCTCTGGGGCCGCCTTAACTCTCTCGCACTTCCCGTTCGGGTGGGTCGGCGCCTCGGACGAGAAAAAACGCAAGCTGCTCATGTTCACCAAGAGCGCCGGCTTCGAACATTCGAGCGGCAAGCGTCAAGGCGATCAACTTGCTCACAACGAGCGGGTCGTGACCGAGCTGGGCAAAGAGCACGGCTTCGAGGTGGTGGCCACCAAGGACGGCGGCGTCTTCGACAGCGACCTAGGCGACTACGACGCTTTTCTGTTTTACACCACCGGCGATCTGACAAAGGAAGGAACCGACAAAACGCCACCGATGTCGAAGGAAGGCAAACAGCGGCTCTTGGACGCGGTGCATGCCGGCAAAGGCTTTCTGGCCTCGCATTGCGGCGCCGACACCTTCCACTCGCCGGGCGTCAACAAAGAAAACCAGCCGCCCGAAAAACGCGATCCGTACATCGCCATGCTGGGCGGCGAGTTCATCCGTCACGGCGGCCAGCAGAAGGGGCGGCTGGCTGTGGTCGATCACAAGTTTCCCGGCCTGGCGAGCTTTGGCGACGAACTGGTGATTCCAACCGAAGAGTGGTACTCGCTCAAGAATTTCGCCGACAACCTGCACGTGCTGCTGGTGCTCGACACGCAAGGCATGCACGATAAAGATTATGAGCGGCCGCCGTTCCCCAGCACCTGGGCCCGCAAGCACGGCGAGGGCCGGGTGTTTTACACCTCGATGGGGCATCGTGAAGACGTGTGGACCAATCCCGATTTTCAAAAGGTGCTGCTCGGCGGATTGGCTTGGGCCTTTGGCAACGTCGAGGCCGATGTCACGCCCAACATCCGGCAGGTAACGCCGGGCGCCGACGCCATGCCGCCGATCTAAGGTGTCCGGTTTGAGGACATCCTGACCGACGGGTCGTTGTGCATTTTACAACTTAACGTCGTCGCGTTTGGGCTTGGGCTTTTCGAGCTTCTTGAGCGCGTCTTTGGCCGGCTTATTGTTGGCGTTGGCGGCCATCCGCTTCTGTAGCTCGAGCTTCATCGACTTCTCGCCCCATTTCCAGCCGATTGGCTCCTTCAACTCGCGCTCGGCCAACAACGCCCAAGGCGTGCCCGCGTGCTGCTGACGCACCCGTTCCAGATATTCGCGGGCCTGCTTGGCCATCTTCTCGGTGGCACTGCCGACGCTGATTTCGTCGGCCGGCTCCAGCACAAACGTATCGCTGTCGGGCTTCTGAAACTTCAAGCCGCCCTTGGCCTTGGCCAACATCGCGTTATACGCCTCGGTGCGCACCTTGACTGCCAACAGACGGCCCATCGCCAGATCGTAACCGGCTTGCCAGCGCGGCTCGGTGAGCTTGCCGCGGTCTTTCTCGCCTTCTTTCAAAATCTGGTAGATCAGGTCGATCTTCGGACCCAGTTTGGCCGCCCCCTGCTGGGCTTCGTCGAGCACGCGCTTGAAGCTCGCCTCATCCGCTTTGGGGAACTCCAGCTTGGGGTGTTCCATCGGCTGCACCTGCGATTGCGCCGCCGCCTTGACCAGCGCCGCGCGGGCCTTGTTGTGGGCCAGCTTCTGCTCGTACTCCTTCACCGACACATAGTCGGGCTGATAGGTCCGCATGATCGACGGGTCGAAAAAGTGATCGAGCCGGGCCGACATGTTCGCCACGTCGCCCTGGCGCGTGCCCGAACTGCCGCGATTGGGATGAACGGTGAAGTAGATGCCGCCCGTCTCATAGCAAAGCCGCGTGAGCGCGAACGGACCGAACCCGGAGTCGAGGTGGTTCAAATCTTCGTTGCCGTGCGAAAAGGCCAACTGCACGCCCTCGGGATAGAGCGACTCCGGCCCCTGACGCACCGGAATCCACCGCGCGGTCTGATCGAACTTCGGGTCGGGATCGACGTATTTCACTTCGATCTCGCGACGGGCGAACGGCGCCGGGATGCCCACCACATAGACCGGCATCTCATAGCGCCTGCAGAGCGAGAGCGAGTTGTCCAACTGCTGCTCGGCGTCGTCGCCCACTTCGTCGCTGAACACGATGATCATCACGTTGCGCCGCGGCGACTGCGTGCGGAAATGCTGAAACTTCTTGGCCACCATGCCCACCGCCGTGAACGTCATTTCCACGCCCGACGGGTCGTTCTCGATGCCGTCGATCGCCTGTTTGATCTCTGCGACGTCGTCGGTCGGTTCCTCGGTGCGGAGGCTGACGTTTTTTCCGAAGGCCACCACCGAGGCCAGCAGCGGAGCATTGGCCCGGCTGCTGTAGTCGTGCTGGTCGGCGACGCCCAACTCTTTATAGATGCGGTCGAGACGATCGACGATGCCCTTGCGCTGAGGCTGCATGCTCAACGATTGATCGAGCACCCACACCACCAGCGTGCGGCGTTCGTCGAGCGATTCGGCGATCTCCTCGGTCAGCCGGTCGACGGCGCCGGCCGCGCCGGTGGTGCCGACGCCGGCCGCGCCTTTCACCGTCAGGCTGGCGTTCGTCAGCGGCGCGGTCGAAAGATCGGCCAGCACGGGCACTTCCACCTCCGACATGTCGCTGCGAACATCCTCGCTGAGCTTCGATTCTTCGGCCAGGTTCTGGGCCATGGCCAGGGCCGATTCGCTGCCCGACAGGCTCTCGGCGCCGACCTCCATGTTCATGTCGTTGTCGAAGGTCGTGAATTGCTCGGTGACCTGCTCGACCTCCTGAGTATCGAGAGGCGTGACCGTGAGCGTGTAGTTGTTGCTGGGGCGATACTGGCAGAGAATCGCCAGGGCCACGAGAACGCCGAAGTGGACGAGAAAACTGACGATCCAGGCCGGCGTATCGCCTTCCAGCGGCGATTCGTCGTCACCCGTCCACTCTTGCCAACGGTGTTTTAAGCTGTCGACGCCACTCACGGCAGGCACTCCAATTCCAAGCAAGCCTATCTCTGCTAGCGTATTCTTATAGATAGGTCGGTCGCTGGCAAGCCCTTACGGGCTGACGGTGATGCGTAACTCCATGCCGATGGGCAAAAGGTCGGCCCTCGGCAGGCGGTCTCGATTGGCGAAAAAAATCTCGTTAAAGCGGTTGGCAGAACCCAGATAACGCTGGGCCAGTGAGGGCAAAGTGTCGCCATCGACGATGCGGTGCAGAACGACCTTTGTCTGCTGCTGCGGCCCCGGCTCGTCGGCGTCCGAGGGGCGGCCTTCCCAGGCCGTCACTTTGCTCAGACGGCCTGGGAAGGACGCTCCACTGGGATTCTTCGGGAAGCCGGTGACCAGTAGCTTGTTGCCCGTGGCCTGGTCGTGGCTGTCCTCCGCGGTTCGGGCGGACGATCGCCAGCCCATCTCGCTGGCGGGGCGCGGTTCGAAAGGCCGGACATCGGGAGGTCGGACCGACGAAACGGCCGATTCGCCCACCGGATCGTCCCCGTTGTCGTCGGACGTCGTGAGCGGTTCAATGGTGCCTGTAAGCCGTGCCGGTGGAGACGGTTCGTCCGACAAGGCGAGCGGCACGGGCCCCAGGTTCGCGGGATGCTTCGCGATGGAGTGCGGTGGCGTCGGGAGAAGTGCGTTATGGCTGCGAAAAACGAGGGTCGCACCGGTCGCGCCGGCCAAGAATACCGCGGCAAGAGTCAGTTGATTACGCCGACGCATAGTTGTTGCCGGACCCGATCGAACGAGAGCGCACGTGCCCGGAATCTCCCTTCGGCCGCCGCGACGACAAACATTGACACTCTTGGCCCGGCCTATTACGGTTGACATTATGGCTCCACTTCCACCGTCAATTGCAGAAGAAGATGCCGAGGTCGACCGCGAACTTGGCCCCTACCGGGCCGTCAGCGGACTTGCCGTGGCCGGCTTGATCATGGGTCTGTTTTCGGCCACGGCGCTGATCCACCCGCTCCTATGGCTGGTGGCGTGTGTGGCGATCGTCGTCAACGCCCTGGCGCTGCGGCGGATCGCCGCGTTGGAACCGATGCTGATCGGACGCAAGGCCGCCTTGGTGGGCCTGGCGAGCTCCTTGATCTTTGTGATCTCGGCCCCCGTGCAAAACCTCGTCCACCGCCGCGCGCTGCGCCAGGAGTCGATGGAAATCGCTCAGGAGTGGTTTACCGATTTGCGCGAGAACCGTCCCGAAATGGCGCACAAGATGTCGCAGTTCCCTCTCACCGCGGCGGCCCGGCTCAAGTCGCCCCTGCCGGACTATGAAAGCGGCAAGATTCCGTTGGACCCGCTGCGCAAGTTCGTCCGCGAGTCGCCCGTCGATTTGCTGCTGAAGCTGGGAAAGCGCGCGCGCATTCGCTGGTATGCACACGAAGACGTCTGGGCCGACCGTGGCTTGGAAGGCGTCCGCGACATCTATGCGGTCACGGTCGGTGATGGTCCGCAGGCGACGTCGTTTTTCATTCGGATCGGGACGACTCGTTCGCGCGACATTGTGACGGGCGAATGGCAATGGCAGGTCACCAAGCACGAGTTCGTTTCCGCGACGCCCACGGGGTTGCTTGGGAACGACGGCTGACGCACCCCCTAGGCGATACGCTTCTCCGCGGCGCGCTTCAGGTAATTCGGGCCTTCCATCCCGTGACGAACGCCGAAGAAGGCCGCCGTCTCGCGGACCACGAGCTCCTGCTCGGCGGCCGTCA includes these proteins:
- a CDS encoding ThuA domain-containing protein — its product is MNRRDLLLASGAALTLSHFPFGWVGASDEKKRKLLMFTKSAGFEHSSGKRQGDQLAHNERVVTELGKEHGFEVVATKDGGVFDSDLGDYDAFLFYTTGDLTKEGTDKTPPMSKEGKQRLLDAVHAGKGFLASHCGADTFHSPGVNKENQPPEKRDPYIAMLGGEFIRHGGQQKGRLAVVDHKFPGLASFGDELVIPTEEWYSLKNFADNLHVLLVLDTQGMHDKDYERPPFPSTWARKHGEGRVFYTSMGHREDVWTNPDFQKVLLGGLAWAFGNVEADVTPNIRQVTPGADAMPPI
- a CDS encoding vWA domain-containing protein — translated: MSGVDSLKHRWQEWTGDDESPLEGDTPAWIVSFLVHFGVLVALAILCQYRPSNNYTLTVTPLDTQEVEQVTEQFTTFDNDMNMEVGAESLSGSESALAMAQNLAEESKLSEDVRSDMSEVEVPVLADLSTAPLTNASLTVKGAAGVGTTGAAGAVDRLTEEIAESLDERRTLVVWVLDQSLSMQPQRKGIVDRLDRIYKELGVADQHDYSSRANAPLLASVVAFGKNVSLRTEEPTDDVAEIKQAIDGIENDPSGVEMTFTAVGMVAKKFQHFRTQSPRRNVMIIVFSDEVGDDAEQQLDNSLSLCRRYEMPVYVVGIPAPFARREIEVKYVDPDPKFDQTARWIPVRQGPESLYPEGVQLAFSHGNEDLNHLDSGFGPFALTRLCYETGGIYFTVHPNRGSSGTRQGDVANMSARLDHFFDPSIMRTYQPDYVSVKEYEQKLAHNKARAALVKAAAQSQVQPMEHPKLEFPKADEASFKRVLDEAQQGAAKLGPKIDLIYQILKEGEKDRGKLTEPRWQAGYDLAMGRLLAVKVRTEAYNAMLAKAKGGLKFQKPDSDTFVLEPADEISVGSATEKMAKQAREYLERVRQQHAGTPWALLAERELKEPIGWKWGEKSMKLELQKRMAANANNKPAKDALKKLEKPKPKRDDVKL